TATTTAGGCAACTATTAAATTTTTAAATAGTAGATATAACTAATTTGGTGTCGATTTCCCATGAAAAAGCAATTCTTTCAAACTTTGAAAAATCTTCAGCCTTGGCACAAGTTTGCTTTGGTTGCAGGTTTTACTGGTGTCATGATGATGACTGCCTCCCCTGTTTTGGCGAGATACCGTCCAGCTTATCGTCTGTTTCAGCCCTATGCCGGTGCTAATACTGTAAACTATCGAAAGGAGAGTTTGCCTAGCACAATAGATGCTCTTTCCAGAGAGAAAAAATTTAGCAATCTTGTTTACGAATTAAAAGAAGCAGGGTTGCTTGAGACTCTGAAACAGGAAAAAGATGTTACTATTTTCGCACCCACGGATGCTGCCTTTAATGCTTTATCCCGTGAGACATTCAACCGTTACAGACAAACAGAGAACCGC
The Calothrix sp. 336/3 DNA segment above includes these coding regions:
- a CDS encoding fasciclin domain-containing protein; amino-acid sequence: MKKQFFQTLKNLQPWHKFALVAGFTGVMMMTASPVLARYRPAYRLFQPYAGANTVNYRKESLPSTIDALSREKKFSNLVYELKEAGLLETLKQEKDVTIFAPTDAAFNALSRETFNRYRQTENRSRILKYHIVVGKVTEEDMNKGGKTTFEGSAVKIQVNPDESVKINGANTKSPSIETKNGVIIEIDRVLTPPGF